The following proteins come from a genomic window of Crassostrea angulata isolate pt1a10 chromosome 1, ASM2561291v2, whole genome shotgun sequence:
- the LOC128182666 gene encoding sulfotransferase 1A1-like, translated as MATLRVDGLLLPGFPPLLKDARKRIKEIEDFPTRKEDILLFNYPKSGNHWLNAIIPRLLRNSLDSDHKQTDQMLEFVEDLESLKSMPSPRVMTSHLLSRNLPKDHIAKGGKIVHIIRNPKDVALSAFHHYNQDPHVTEVHGVSKDLSTFLDSFLKGDSVYGSWFDREREWEEFAKKNMENFYVMYYEDLKQNGMESMKKLSTFLGTSTDPKFLQAVYDTCSIEEVKKRLESPFEKIFHRKGIVGDWKSSFTDADNKKFDQIYKEKMKDSKLKIRFS; from the exons ATGGCGACCTTAAGGGTAGACGGTTTGCTTCTCCCAGGATTTCCACCTTTATTGAAAGATGCCCGAAAACGCATTAAAGAAATCGAAGATTTCCCGACAAGAAAGGAAGACATTTTGTTATTCAATTATCCGAAATCAG GGAACCATTGGTTGAACGCGATCATACCTCGCCTTCTCCGGAATAGTTTGGACTCGGACCACAAGCAGACCGACCAGATGCTGGAGTTTGTAGAGGATTTAGAGTCCCTCAAGTCAATGCCCTCTCCCAGAGTGATGACGTCACATCTCCTCTCTCGAAATCTTCCAAAGGATCATATTGCAAAAGGCGGGAAAATAGTTCATATCATAAGAAATCCTAAAGACGTTGCTCTATCGGCTTTCCACCATTACAACCAGGATCCACACGTGACCGAGGTCCATGGCGTCAGTAAGGACCTGTCCACATTTCTGGACTCTTTCCTGAAAGGAG ACAGTGTGTATGGCAGCTGGTTTGATCGAGAAAGGGAGTGGGAAGAATTTgcaaagaaaaatatggagaACTTTTATGTTATGTACTACGAGGACCTAAAACAG AATGGAATGGAAAGCATGAAAAAACTGTCCACATTCTTGGGTACAAGTACAGATCCCAAATTTCTACAAGCTGTTTATGATACCTGTTCGATTGAAGAGGTTAAAAAGCGATTAGAATCCCCCTTTGAAAAGATCTTTCACAGGAAAG GTATTGTAGGTGACTGGAAATCAAGCTTTACTGATGCAGACAACAAGAAATTTGATCAGATTTACAAAGAGAAAATGAAAGATTCTAAACTGAAAATACGGTTCTCTTAG